A genomic segment from Gemmatimonadota bacterium encodes:
- a CDS encoding Gfo/Idh/MocA family oxidoreductase yields MSESYNSPANDGVDRREALKLGAAGMGFAMLAGTGACAPVAAGAAARGPGLRGPSPGVAPEALLAAPPIDHVRIGFVGVGGMGSAHVENLLRIEGCQITAVCDIVPEKVTRIQDRVVEEGFPRPARYDRGERDFERMCAEEELDLVYNATPWEWHVPICVSAMENGKHTATEVPAAYTLEDCWKLVEYAERYERHCLMMENVNYGRMEMLVFHMVRLGLFGEILHGEGGYLHDLREIKFSEEGEGLWRRAHSMQRDGNLYPTHGLGPIANCMDINRGDRFATLVSMSGPSRGLQNYARDNYPEGHEKRQETYVLGDVNVSLIKTANGRTIYVGHDTNLPRPYSRIHMVQGTKGLFQGYPNRVYVEGASEPHRWDEVDSWLEQYEHPLWRAMEERSRGAGHGGMDFMEDYRLIKCLHEGEPTDMNVYDAAALSAVTPLSEWSVANGSQPIEFPDFTRGRWESWPELGLVEA; encoded by the coding sequence CGCGGCGGGCGCGGCCGCTCGGGGGCCCGGCTTGCGCGGCCCGAGCCCGGGCGTCGCTCCCGAGGCGCTCCTCGCGGCGCCACCGATCGACCACGTCCGCATCGGCTTCGTGGGCGTGGGCGGCATGGGCAGCGCGCACGTCGAGAACCTGCTGCGCATCGAGGGCTGCCAGATCACCGCGGTGTGCGACATCGTGCCCGAGAAGGTCACGCGCATCCAGGACCGCGTGGTGGAGGAGGGCTTCCCGAGGCCCGCGCGCTACGACCGCGGCGAGCGCGATTTCGAGCGCATGTGCGCAGAGGAAGAGCTGGACCTGGTCTACAACGCCACGCCCTGGGAGTGGCACGTGCCGATCTGCGTGTCGGCCATGGAAAACGGCAAGCACACCGCCACCGAGGTGCCCGCAGCCTATACGCTGGAGGACTGCTGGAAGCTGGTCGAGTACGCCGAACGATACGAGCGGCACTGCCTAATGATGGAGAACGTCAACTACGGCCGCATGGAAATGCTCGTCTTCCATATGGTCCGGCTGGGACTGTTCGGTGAGATACTGCACGGCGAGGGCGGCTACCTGCACGACCTGCGCGAGATCAAGTTCTCCGAGGAGGGCGAGGGCCTGTGGCGACGCGCGCACTCGATGCAGCGCGACGGCAACCTGTACCCGACGCACGGCCTGGGCCCCATCGCCAACTGCATGGACATCAACCGCGGCGACCGCTTCGCCACCCTGGTGTCCATGAGCGGTCCGTCACGGGGCCTCCAGAACTACGCGCGCGACAACTATCCGGAGGGCCACGAGAAGCGTCAGGAGACGTACGTGCTAGGCGACGTCAACGTGAGCCTGATCAAGACCGCCAACGGGCGCACGATCTACGTCGGCCACGACACCAACCTGCCGCGCCCTTACAGCCGGATACACATGGTGCAGGGGACCAAGGGCCTGTTCCAGGGCTATCCGAACCGCGTCTACGTGGAGGGCGCGAGCGAGCCGCACCGCTGGGACGAGGTCGATTCCTGGCTGGAGCAGTACGAGCACCCCCTGTGGCGGGCGATGGAGGAGCGCTCCCGCGGAGCGGGTCACGGCGGCATGGACTTCATGGAGGACTACCGGCTGATCAAGTGCCTGCACGAGGGCGAGCCCACCGACATGAACGTCTACGACGCGGCCGCGCTGAGCGCAGTCACGCCCCTGTCGGAGTGGTCGGTCGCGAACGGCAGCCAGCCGATCGAGTTCCCGGACTTCACGCGCGGACGCTGGGAAAGCTGGCCCGAGCTGGGATTGGTTGAGGCATAG